The genomic interval AAGCATCCGCCCCTTCCACTTAGTGAACTATTTCGGGCTGCTGATTACGTTAGTAGCGCGTGTGTCTTGAACCGCATGGCAATCGCCCAAAATGAAAAAGGGCCGCGTACCGCGTGCGGCCCGGAGGCACTCAGACGCTGCGTGTAAGGCCGCCATCGACCTTGATGTTCTGGCCGGTAATGTAGGCTGCCCCTTCGCTCGCCAGGAAGGCGACAGTGGCGGCAATCTCCTCACTGGTGCCATAGCGCTTAAGCGGCACACCTTCTCGACGCTGTTCGGTAGCAGGGAGACTGTCGATCCAACCAGGCAGCACGTTATTAATGCGAATGTTGTCAGCGGCGTATTTGTCCGCATAGATTTTGCTGAACGACGCCAAACCGGCACGGAACACTGCCGAGGTAGGGAAGAGTTCGCTTGGCTCGAATGCCCATGCAGTAGAAATGTTGATGATTGCACCACCTTTCTGGCGCTGCATGTACGGGGTCACCAGCCGCGCCGGGCGAATGACGTTGAGCAGGTAGGTCTCCATACCCTGGTGCCAGTCTTCGTCGCTGATCTCAAGAATCGGTGCCCGCGGACCATGGCCGGCGCTGTTAACCAGCACATCGATACGGCCCCATTTCTGAATGACTGCGTCGACTAGGCGCTGCAGATCTTCATTTGACTGGTTACTGCCGGTGACGCCAATACCGCCTAACGCTTGCGCCAGGGCCTCGCCTTTGCCAGATGAAGAGAGAATACCGACCTTGAAGCCGTCGGCAGCCAATCTGCGAGCTGCCGCCGCTCCCATGCCGCTACCACCGGCAGTGACTATTGCTACTTTTTCTACTGACATACATCCCCCTAAGTGAGGCCTGGACGGGTTGTTGGTGAAATGAGACTAGCAACGCTCAGCACGTCTCAGAGAGACAACAACCCTTCTTCCTGCCAGTAGATAATCTATAGCCTCGCCTGTTCAAGTAGCCACGTTCGGACGGTTTCCAGGGCCGCCGGCTGGTGAGCGTTTCGCGGCCAGACCAGATAATAGGCTTTGTCCAAGCTCATTTGATGCGCCATCGCCAGCGCTAACCTTCCTGCCTCTAGGTCTGCTTTGACGAAGTGGTAGCTGGCCAATGCCAGCCCTTGTCCTGCTGCTGCAGCCTCGATCGCAAGTACTGTCTGGTTGAACCGCACATTTTTAGAGGGCTGGCGGATGGGGCTCTGGAAGGCCTGATCTATGAACTCAGGCCAGAAACTGTGAGCGTCATGCAGCAAGGTGTATGCCTGCAGTTTTTCCACGCTCTCTGGCCGACCCAGTTGTTCAAGCAATACCGGGCTAGCCACCGCAACTATACGTTCAGTCAGAAAAAGCTCGGCATTGAGCATATTCTCGAAAGGTGCACGTCCGTAGCGGACAGCGATGTCAGCTCCACCAGGCCGAAATTGCGAAATGCGGTCAGTGGCAAGTACTTGCAGATCGATCTGAGGGTGCGCAACTGAGAACGAGGACAGCCGAGGGATTAGCCACTTCGCCGCAAAAGTAGGCGTGACGCTGACCGTCAGCTCCAGCCCCACTGGCTTGAGGGCTTGCGTGGCCGTAGTGATCAAGGCGAATGCCTCACGAACTGCCAAGCTGTAGCCCTTCCCGGGTTCCGTTAAGCGCAGCCCTCTAGGCAACCGTTCAAATAACTTCAACGCAAGGCTCGTCTCAAGCCCTCGTATCTGCTGTGCCACAGCGGCCTGAGTGACACCTAGCTCGTCGGCAGCCAGCCGAAAATTCAGATGACGGGCCACCACCTCGAAAACCCTGAGCGCGTTAAGGGGAGGCAACAAGGTATGTCCGTTCATAGTGTTTTTTCTACTGGCAAGCGAGGGATTAAATGCCGCTTTGGGAGGATGAAAGGCGATAGCCATTTCTACGGTTTGCGTGTAATCGCAGTTTTAGAGGCTACGTCGAAGCATCAGGAAAAGGAACCTGTGGCAGTGTAATTCACAGCCGCACTCTCCGTTGCCGGCACATTGGTTGGCATGCTGGCTGAATCGCTGTCGCAAACGAGCCTGGCGATCCAGTCAGCGAATGCGCTCACGGCTGGCGAAAGAAAGCGCTGATGCGGGTATAGCAGGTGCACAGGCACCGAGGCGGGCTGCCAGTCAGCAAGCACTTCGACCAACTGCCCTTCTCGCAGATGCTCCGAAACCCCGCTCTCGCCCCTGTGGCCGTTTTACGGAGTCCGTCAGGCGAGTCTCGGCATGTTCGATAAGCCCCAGTATTTCCCGGCACTGCGCCAGATATTGTGGCTTGCGCCAACTGACGCCTTATTTATACGCGCGACTGCGCAGCCATGAGGTACAGAGCTGTTGTGGCCTGCCGAAGAACATTCGAGCGCCGCCAGCAGGCAAGCATGCAAACTGGCTTTGCGCTGCGCTCGATGAACGCCACCCGGTGCTAGTTCCCGGGCAAGAGGATCACGAAGTTCTTTTTCATGTTTTCCAGTACGGTCCATTTGCCCTTGGCGCCCGGTTCGATAATGAACGTGTCGCCAGCGGCCAGTGTGATGGGGGCGCAACCCTCAAGCTCGATGACGCACCGTCCACTCAGCACGTGGCAGAACTCCCAAACTTTGTAGTCGATGCGCCACGCTCCGGTGCTGGCTTCCCATTCTCCGGAAATGCGACCGTGCTGTTCATCGTGATAATACTTGGACGTCAGCGTATGCGGGCTGCCTTCCACGACCTCTTCAAAAAAAGGAAGGTCGCGCACCGGTTGGATATCCAGTTCGCGGAACACGGTCAGTTTCTTGTTCATGGTCTTTTCTCAAGCACGTTGTGGGTAGGGCGATACATCAAATAGGCTTCACCGGTTACGCTCAGCATCGGGTGCGGAACGATCTGGCAGGTTTTAACAATGTGAAAACCGTGACGTTCGTAGAAGCGGCGTGCACCGTGGTTTTCTGCATAATCGATCAGGCATAGCCCATCCAGGCCAGAGTCCTCAGCGCGTTGCTGAGCATGGCGAAGAAACTGGACACCCAGCCCTTGGCTGCGCCAGGCCTCATCCAGGGCCAGGCTGGATATGTATAAGGTGTCGGGTATTTCCATGTCGCCATAAGGCGCGAGAACCGGGTCTGTCTCGACAGGCCTGTCAGGGGTCTCGCGCAAGGCATAGCTATGCATCATGCCGATGACGCGCCCTTCGAAAATGGCCATCAGGCAGTTCTTATAGGAAAAGTCGCCCTGTTCCCTGGCATAGCGAGACGTACCGACACTCAGCAATGCTTGTCCTGGTGCGGCAAGCTTGCTCCATATGTAATCGGCCATGCCCTCCGATGTCAGTTGAAAGAAGCGTGCAATATCTTGTGCGTCTGAGGCTTGAGCGGGTCTGAAGTCGATAGGCATGTACAGCGCTCCCATGGAATCGGGTGGTTAGTTTTCAAGGATTACGCCTTTGAAAGGGAGGCAGGTTAGGCGGGTTCAACGGTTCCCATCATGCTCTGGGCGAACACTGTCAGCACGGCATGCGACGCTTCACATGCTCAAAGGCAGGTGGCCGTCTAATTGCTCAGGCCTTGGATTCGATCGTGGAATTGCCGGAGGTGGTGAGGCGAGAAGCGGGGCGACGTGTACTTCTATGAGGGATGGCCAGAATCAGAGCAGGTTGCCTCCGTATAGGGTCGTATTGCACGAATGGCAGCTACCGACCCAAAGCGGTCAACGGTTGCAAACCTTTTTGGTCAAATCACTTTTACCGCGCGGCCAATGAACTTCACCGGCCCCGTAGGCAGCCCGGTAGGCGAACCGCCAGATTTCTCCAGTGTCAGTTCGAACAATTGGTTGGCCTCTAGCGGTGGCAGGCTCTGTAGCGGAACACGATAGGGCTCCCCGGGTTTGACCAGGCCCAGTGAAACCGGTGCTTGCCACTGTTCGCCCTTGGTCCAGAACTGAAGGGCCATGCCTTCGGGGACAGCATCCTGGCCAAGCGGGATCAGCTCTATCATGCGGCTATCGCTGGTCTGCACCACCCAGCCGGCGGTTTGGCTGTTCGGCGCCACCAATACCACCACGAATTGGGTGGTCGGAGGGGGCGCAGTAAGCAATGTAAACGCCAGGACCGCGCTTGCAGCCAGCCCCGCAGCACTCAGCCCTTGCCACAGGCCGAGGCGTCGCCACCATTTAACTCGCTGTTGTGCGGCAGGTGCGGCCAGTTCATTCAGGCTGCGCTGGATGCGGCCCCACAGGCGGGCGCTTGGTGGTTGCGGCGCAGCCAGCGCGGTCAGCTCCAGCAAACGTGCTTCCCAGGCATTCACTGCGGCGCGCAAAGCCGAGTCGCTGACCAGGCGCTCGGTCACTGAGGCGTGTTGCTGTGGCGACAGGGTTCCCAGCACGAACTCGCCGGCGAGGCTGTCCAGTTCCTCGGCAGTATCCGGCTTCATTCCAGGCACTCCCGCAATGCCTTGAGGCTGCGCTTGATCCAGGCTTTGACGGTGCCCAATGGCGCCCCCAGCAGCCCGGCGATTTCGGCGTGGCTGCAGCCGTCCACATAGGCGTGCAGGATGCAACGCTGTGGTGCAGGCTGCAGTTTTTCAAGGCAACGGTAGATCTTCGCCGACCCTGACCAGAGGTCAACGTCATCGAATCCCCCCTGCAATGTGGGCGTCGTATCCATATCGGCTTCGTCCAGCACGGTTTCACGGCGTGAATCGCGGATCGAATTCAGTGCCAGGTGTCGGGTGATGCTGTAGATCCAGCCGCGCGCAGAGCCGCGTGCGGGGTCGAAGCTGGCGGAGCGGGTCCAGATACGGATAAAGGCATCGTGGACAATGTCTTCTGCGCTGGCGTCGTCACGCGCAATGCGCCGGGCAACGCCCAGCAGGCGCGCGCCTTCGTGGTCGTAAAGCGCCTGCAGGGCACGCCGGTCACCCTGTGCGCAGGCCTCCAGGCAGCGGTGGAAGTCGAAGGGGGCGACAGGCGAGTTCAACGTGTGCAGCTTCCTTGTGTCATGCAAGGTACCCCGGCCATCCAGCCGGGGGCTTGCCAACGAGCATAGATGAACGATTGCAAGGCGTCTGCTCAAGTGCGTCTTACTTGGCTGTCCAGAACACATAGTCGGCCTGGTACTTGACGACCTGCCTAGCACCTTTGTTCTGCGCCGTACAGTCGCTTGCCGGCGCCACGCCGCCGCGGGTGGCCAGGCGCTGGATGTAGCTGACGCTCTGCATGGCGCCTTTGCCTTCGGCCAGGTTGGCCTTGACCAGTTGATAAGGTATAGCGCCCTTATCTGCAGGTGCCACCGCCACCTGGGTGCCGGTGACTTTTGATCCGTCCTTGGCCTGCCATGTGGCGGGTGGGCCGAAGTAGTCGCCCACCTGTCTGCCGGCACGGTCATTGAGCGCGGCCTTGGGGCCTACGAATGTCCATTCGGTCTGGCCGGGGGTGTTGGCCTTATCGCGGCACTCGTAGGTGATCTCGCCGACGCCGACGGTCTCGAGCAAGACGCGATGACCATCGGGGACCTTGACCGCATCTGGCAGCGCGGTTTGGGCGTGAGCGGGTTGCAGCGCCAGGGCGAGGCAGCAGGCGAGCAGGCAGACGGAGGGTTTGAGGCTCATGGGTAGTGCTCCTGACAGGTCATTTGGCTGGGCAGTCACAGGCCGCCCATAAGCAATACCCGCCAACGGCCGGACTGGATGCACTGAATGGGTAAAAAACTGGTTTCGCCCATCGGGACCGACAGCTAACGACCCAAAGCTGCCGTTGGCCCAGGTTGACTATCGGCCCAAAGCAGTCTGCAGCACGCAACTGGATTTTTTTATTGAGACTCAGGGTCTCGTAGTCTGTCTTTCGATGTGGTTACCCGAAAAGAACAATAACAGCGCCACGAAGCAAACCGACGTCTGAATAACGCCTAAGCTCGACACAGGCGGGTACTGCAGAATCGATACCAGCCAAGTTGTGATCGCTGCAGCACCCATGGTCATAAAGCCAAACAATGCCGACGCAAGCCCCGCCTGCTTGCCGAATGGCTCCATGGTGATGGCCGTACCCAGAGGGTTGGCCAGGCCCATACCCCAGAGAAAACTCGCCATCGACAGCGAGTACCAACCAAGGCCTGGATCGCTCGGCCCGACCAGCAGAAGGCAGCCGGCTAGCATTGCGGTGGTCAGACCCAAGGTAGCGACCGTGCGGCTGCCAAAACGGCGTGCCAGGGGCGGCGCGGCCATACCGGCAGCGAATACCACGAAGACTGTGACAGCGAAGTACAACCCTGCCTGCAAGGATGACAAACCCATACCGCTCATCAGGATCGCGGGTGCGGCTGCGAAGGATGCGAACAGCCCACTCATAAGCAAGCTCACTGCAGTACCCGGAAGGATAAAGCGTTCGTCAGCGATCAGCCGCCAGTAGGCGACCACTACCTGCGTTACCGATTGTGGGGTACGACGCTCAGGCGGCAGCGTTTCGCCAAGTCCACGTGCATAGAAAAACGCGATGACAACAGCAGCAACGCCAACCATCACGAAAATCGCTCGCCACCCCAGCGTTGTTGTCAGCAGGCTGCCGAGCAGCGGTGAGAAACCGGGGGCTGTCGCGGTGGCGATCATGGTCAGCGACAATGCTCGCGCCAGGGTTTGGCCTTCGAACAGGTCGCGTGCAATGGCGCGGGCCAGCACGGCGGCAGCGCAAGCGCCCAGCGCCTGGATGACTCGCCCGGCGATCAGCATATCCAGTGAGCCGGCAAAGCCTGCGACCAATGTGCCTGCTACGAAAAGCCAGAGACCGCCGAGCACGAGCCGCATGCGGCCGAAATGATCCGCCAGCGGCCCAACCACCAATTGCGCGAGCGCAAAGGTGATGAAGAAGCTGGAAAGCGTCAGGCCCAGCTCGCGGGACGATACGCCTAGCTGCTGGCCAATGTCCGGAAACGCAGGAAGGATGATGTTGGTGGACAAAATGCTGATCGCCGAAAGCGCAGCCAGTAAAGCCACGATTTTGCCGGTCAGCGGCGTGCTGGTCTCTGTAGGCATCACGCTGTCGCTCGCGGCCTGGTGCTGCCTGCTCACGGCGTTGCCTCCCAGCGGCGGAACAACACACTGGCATTCACGCCGCCAAAACCGAAACCATTGGAGAGCGCATGGGTGATCGACATTTTACGCGCGCTGAACGCAACCAGATCGAGACCCGCCGCTGCCTCGTCGGGGTTGTTCAGGTTCAGTGTCGGCGGCACGATCTGATCGCGCAGCGCCAGCACCGTGAAGATCGCTTCAATGCCGCCGGCAGCGCCAAGCAAGTGACCGGTGGCGGATTTGGTCGAGCTGATCGCCACGCCTGCGTCGGCGCCAAACAGCGCCTGAATAGCTGTCAGCTCGCCCTTGTCGCCAACCTGGGTAGAGGTAGCGTGGGCGTTGATGTGCTGCACATCACATGGGCTCAGGCCCGCCTGTCGCAGCGCTTGTTGCATGGCGCGCAGGGCACCGCTGCCGTCCTCGGGCCCGGCGGTGAGGTGATAGGCATCGGCACTGGTGCCATAGCCCACCAGTTCGGCCAGCGGTGTGGCGCCACGCGCTAGGGCGTGTTCCAGTGATTCGATCACCAGCAGCCCGGCACCTTCGGCCATCACGAAACCGTCACGGTCACGATCAAACGGGCGCGAGGCCTGCTGCGGGTTCTGGGCGAAACCGGTAGACAACGCGCGCGCCGCCGCAAAGCAGCCCAGGGTCACGCGGTCGATAGCCGCTTCCGTACCGCCGCAGATGGCGATATCGGCCTCACCGCTTCTGATAAGGCGCGCGGCATCGCCAATCGCCTGAACACCCGCGGCGCAGGCGGTAACGGGCGCGCCAAGCGGACCTTTGAAGCCATTGCGAATGGACACATGCCCTGCTGCCATGTTGGCCAGGAATGAGGGGGCGGTGAACGGCGACAGCCTGCGCGGCCCGCGTGAGTCGGTCGTGCGCACGGCCTCTGCCATGGCACCGAACCCGCCCACGCCGGACGCGATGATGGTTGCGGTTCGTGCCTGCTCGGCTTCGCTGCCCGGGTGCCAGCCGGCCTGCTCCAGCGCTTCATGAGCGGCAATCAGCGCAAACTCGATAAAGCGGTCCATTTTTTTGCGTTCTTTCGGCGCGATGATCTGTTCGGGTTGATAGCCCGCCAGCGCGTCTTCCTCGAGCGTGAGCACTTGTCCTCCCACCGTCACGCCTGTGCCTTCGGTGATGTGCGCAGGCAATGTGCGAATGCCCGAGCGCCCGGCCAGCAGGCGGCGCCACACTTCATTCACACCACAGCCCAGCGGCCCGACGATGCCAGTACCGGTTACCACAATGCGTCTCTGCTGCTGAACGTTACTCATTGGAACCTCTCTTTGTCGGTCGGCGTTCTCCCTGGCCGCAGGAGAACGCGTGGCCGGGAGCTGCGTCAGGCTTTCGCCGTGACGCTCGAATCATCGCCGAGGCGGCTGGGGCGGATCTTGAACCAGATGGAGTACATCGCCGGCAGAAACACCAGGGTCATGATGGTGCCGACAAAGGTGCCGCCGATGAGGGTATAAGCCAGGGTTCCCCAGAACACCGAGTGCGTCAGTGGAATGAAGGCGAGAATCGCTGCCAGTGCCGTCAGCAACACGGGGCGGGCGCGCTGTACGGTGGCTTCGACCACCGCATTGAATGGGGCCAGGCCCTCTTTCTCGTTGTGATGGATCTGCCCGATCAGGATCAGCGTGTTGCGCATCAGGATCCCTGACAGTGCAATCAGCCCGACCAGTGCGTTGATGCCAAACGGTTGATGGAACAGGAGAAGCACCGGCACCACGCCAATCAAACCCAGCGGCGAGGTGAAAAACACCATGAACATCGCCGAGATCGAGCGTACTTGCAGGATGATGATCAGCAGCGTCAGGGCGATCATGA from Pseudomonas kermanshahensis carries:
- a CDS encoding DUF3455 domain-containing protein; this translates as MSLKPSVCLLACCLALALQPAHAQTALPDAVKVPDGHRVLLETVGVGEITYECRDKANTPGQTEWTFVGPKAALNDRAGRQVGDYFGPPATWQAKDGSKVTGTQVAVAPADKGAIPYQLVKANLAEGKGAMQSVSYIQRLATRGGVAPASDCTAQNKGARQVVKYQADYVFWTAK
- a CDS encoding SDR family oxidoreductase: MSVEKVAIVTAGGSGMGAAAARRLAADGFKVGILSSSGKGEALAQALGGIGVTGSNQSNEDLQRLVDAVIQKWGRIDVLVNSAGHGPRAPILEISDEDWHQGMETYLLNVIRPARLVTPYMQRQKGGAIINISTAWAFEPSELFPTSAVFRAGLASFSKIYADKYAADNIRINNVLPGWIDSLPATEQRREGVPLKRYGTSEEIAATVAFLASEGAAYITGQNIKVDGGLTRSV
- a CDS encoding anti-sigma factor, translated to MKPDTAEELDSLAGEFVLGTLSPQQHASVTERLVSDSALRAAVNAWEARLLELTALAAPQPPSARLWGRIQRSLNELAAPAAQQRVKWWRRLGLWQGLSAAGLAASAVLAFTLLTAPPPTTQFVVVLVAPNSQTAGWVVQTSDSRMIELIPLGQDAVPEGMALQFWTKGEQWQAPVSLGLVKPGEPYRVPLQSLPPLEANQLFELTLEKSGGSPTGLPTGPVKFIGRAVKVI
- a CDS encoding Bcr/CflA family efflux MFS transporter, with translation MPTETSTPLTGKIVALLAALSAISILSTNIILPAFPDIGQQLGVSSRELGLTLSSFFITFALAQLVVGPLADHFGRMRLVLGGLWLFVAGTLVAGFAGSLDMLIAGRVIQALGACAAAVLARAIARDLFEGQTLARALSLTMIATATAPGFSPLLGSLLTTTLGWRAIFVMVGVAAVVIAFFYARGLGETLPPERRTPQSVTQVVVAYWRLIADERFILPGTAVSLLMSGLFASFAAAPAILMSGMGLSSLQAGLYFAVTVFVVFAAGMAAPPLARRFGSRTVATLGLTTAMLAGCLLLVGPSDPGLGWYSLSMASFLWGMGLANPLGTAITMEPFGKQAGLASALFGFMTMGAAAITTWLVSILQYPPVSSLGVIQTSVCFVALLLFFSGNHIERQTTRP
- a CDS encoding LysR substrate-binding domain-containing protein codes for the protein MNGHTLLPPLNALRVFEVVARHLNFRLAADELGVTQAAVAQQIRGLETSLALKLFERLPRGLRLTEPGKGYSLAVREAFALITTATQALKPVGLELTVSVTPTFAAKWLIPRLSSFSVAHPQIDLQVLATDRISQFRPGGADIAVRYGRAPFENMLNAELFLTERIVAVASPVLLEQLGRPESVEKLQAYTLLHDAHSFWPEFIDQAFQSPIRQPSKNVRFNQTVLAIEAAAAGQGLALASYHFVKADLEAGRLALAMAHQMSLDKAYYLVWPRNAHQPAALETVRTWLLEQARL
- a CDS encoding GNAT family N-acetyltransferase, with amino-acid sequence MPIDFRPAQASDAQDIARFFQLTSEGMADYIWSKLAAPGQALLSVGTSRYAREQGDFSYKNCLMAIFEGRVIGMMHSYALRETPDRPVETDPVLAPYGDMEIPDTLYISSLALDEAWRSQGLGVQFLRHAQQRAEDSGLDGLCLIDYAENHGARRFYERHGFHIVKTCQIVPHPMLSVTGEAYLMYRPTHNVLEKRP
- a CDS encoding sigma-70 family RNA polymerase sigma factor, whose amino-acid sequence is MNSPVAPFDFHRCLEACAQGDRRALQALYDHEGARLLGVARRIARDDASAEDIVHDAFIRIWTRSASFDPARGSARGWIYSITRHLALNSIRDSRRETVLDEADMDTTPTLQGGFDDVDLWSGSAKIYRCLEKLQPAPQRCILHAYVDGCSHAEIAGLLGAPLGTVKAWIKRSLKALRECLE
- the fabF gene encoding beta-ketoacyl-ACP synthase II; the encoded protein is MSNVQQQRRIVVTGTGIVGPLGCGVNEVWRRLLAGRSGIRTLPAHITEGTGVTVGGQVLTLEEDALAGYQPEQIIAPKERKKMDRFIEFALIAAHEALEQAGWHPGSEAEQARTATIIASGVGGFGAMAEAVRTTDSRGPRRLSPFTAPSFLANMAAGHVSIRNGFKGPLGAPVTACAAGVQAIGDAARLIRSGEADIAICGGTEAAIDRVTLGCFAAARALSTGFAQNPQQASRPFDRDRDGFVMAEGAGLLVIESLEHALARGATPLAELVGYGTSADAYHLTAGPEDGSGALRAMQQALRQAGLSPCDVQHINAHATSTQVGDKGELTAIQALFGADAGVAISSTKSATGHLLGAAGGIEAIFTVLALRDQIVPPTLNLNNPDEAAAGLDLVAFSARKMSITHALSNGFGFGGVNASVLFRRWEATP
- a CDS encoding cupin domain-containing protein; this translates as MNKKLTVFRELDIQPVRDLPFFEEVVEGSPHTLTSKYYHDEQHGRISGEWEASTGAWRIDYKVWEFCHVLSGRCVIELEGCAPITLAAGDTFIIEPGAKGKWTVLENMKKNFVILLPGN